ACCTGGACGCCCCCCGGGTGGACCTGAAGCAGAACCCGCTCTACCAGGATGATGAACTGCAGATGGCCCTGCTGCGGACCCACTATTACGGCGGGGTCAAGAAATACCAGTGGGTCAACGTTCCGCTGGGGCTGTTCGGCCGGGTGGTCCGCCGGGACGGCTCTTACGTGGACATAGCACTGGGAAAGAACCCGGAAGATCCCTGCCTGGTGATCCCCGACATCCTGCCCCACCTCAACAAGAAGGATCAGTCCGAGCGCAAGGCCGGCGAGGTGATCCGGGGCGAGGAGATGCTGCTGGTCTGCGGCGGGATCCCGGTGGCCGACCAGGACGTCAAGCAGCGGGTCAAGGCCGCGGTGATGGAACACCTGCACAAGCTGTACAAGATGGAGGAAGAGGATTTCGTCAGCGCCGAGCTGGAGGCCGTGCCGCTGACCCCGGCCCGCTTTGTGGGCTTTGACCGGAGCTTTCTGGGCGGCTACGGCCAGGACGACAAGATCTGCTCCTACACCTCGGTCCGGGCCATCTTCGACGTCAAAACACCGGAGCGGACCGCGGTGGCCATCTGCGTGGACAAGGAGGAGATCGGCTCCGAGGGCAATACCGGGATGCAGGCCAATTTCATCGTCAATTTCCTGGGCGACCTGATGGCCTTGGCCCAGCCCAAATATTCCGACAGCAGCCTGCGCAAGTGTCTGGCCAACAGTTTTGCCCTATCGGCCGACGTCAATGCGGCGGTGGAGCCGAACTTCAAGGGCGTGCATGAGATGTCCAACGCCTGCCGGGCCGGATTCGGGATAGCCATCACCAAGTACACCGGCCACGGCGGCAAGGGCGGGGCCAGCGACGCCAACGCCGAGTTCGTGGGGTATGTCCGCAAGGTATTCAACCAGGCCGGGGTGCCCTGGCAGGCGGCGGCTTTGGGCAAGGTGGACGAGGGCGGCGGCGGCACGGTGGCCAAGTACCTGGCCAAGCACGGGATGAACGTGCTGGACTGCGGCCCGGGGCTGTTATCCATGCACTCTCCGTTCGAGCTGGTCTCGGTGGCTGACCTGCATGCTTCGTATCTGGGTTACAAGGCGTTTTTGGCGGCAGGCTGACCTGTTTGCCTTTGCGACCGGCAGACAACCATAAAACTAAAATTCCCTTGAATCCCCGTTCCATTTAAGCTATAATTAAAGGTCAGGGTCTTTAGGAACTTGCAACCCTGACTGAGAGCTTATCCTCAAATAACAATTTGGGCATAAACGGCTGCAAAACCGCCATACGGTGTCACGCTCATTCACCGTATCGCTGAGGATACGCTTCACTCGCGTTCCTTGTCTGGCAGCTTTTCGCGCGTTTATGCTAATCCAAAGCTTATTTAAGGATAAACTCTTAAACTTTTACCAAAAATCCAAGCACAAATAAGCAGCAGGGAGAAAAATCGTTATGGTCATGCAAATGATGCGCCGCAAAATGAAGGCTATCATGTGGGTGGTAGTATTCTCATTTGTGGTGGGGTTCGGCTATCTCATAATGGGAACCGGAAATATGGGAAAAAGGCAGGACAAGCTGGCCCGGGGCATAGCCGGCGAAGTCGGCGGGCAGCAGATCTCCACCCGCCAGTACCAGGAGGCCTTAAGCCGCAGCCGGGAACAGTACCGGGCCCGGTTCGGGGCCGACCCCGACGAGGCCACCTTCCGCCAGATGGAGCAGGAGACCTGGCAGGGGCTGATGGGCACCATGATCATGCAGCGGGCCTACCGCCAGTACGGGATCCGGATCTACGACGAGGAGATCGTGGGCATCATCAAGAACCGGCCGCCCAACGAGCTGATGCAGGACCCCCAGCTTTTGACCAACGGCCAGTTCGACATGCAGAAATACCAGGCCATCATTTCCAATCCCCAGAACCTGGCCTGGCTTAACAATTACGAGAGCCAGCTGCGGGAGCAGCTGCCCCAGCAGAAGCTGAACCTGCAGGTGCTGGCCGGGGTGCGGGTGACGGACCAGGAGAT
The window above is part of the bacterium genome. Proteins encoded here:
- a CDS encoding aminopeptidase, which gives rise to MAKEHKLLMNPKSIWETAKESDKKIFFALAKDYSVFLDEGRTERLAVEFLTKLAQKHGFVPLEKQKKWQAGARVYALNHSKNIVLAVLGKKPLEQGANLIASHLDAPRVDLKQNPLYQDDELQMALLRTHYYGGVKKYQWVNVPLGLFGRVVRRDGSYVDIALGKNPEDPCLVIPDILPHLNKKDQSERKAGEVIRGEEMLLVCGGIPVADQDVKQRVKAAVMEHLHKLYKMEEEDFVSAELEAVPLTPARFVGFDRSFLGGYGQDDKICSYTSVRAIFDVKTPERTAVAICVDKEEIGSEGNTGMQANFIVNFLGDLMALAQPKYSDSSLRKCLANSFALSADVNAAVEPNFKGVHEMSNACRAGFGIAITKYTGHGGKGGASDANAEFVGYVRKVFNQAGVPWQAAALGKVDEGGGGTVAKYLAKHGMNVLDCGPGLLSMHSPFELVSVADLHASYLGYKAFLAAG